A DNA window from Theobroma cacao cultivar B97-61/B2 chromosome 5, Criollo_cocoa_genome_V2, whole genome shotgun sequence contains the following coding sequences:
- the LOC18598397 gene encoding protein CHROMOSOME TRANSMISSION FIDELITY 7: MQSKINSFFKHSSSSSSIKSQKSSPVFSNDEFAIWENSQHTIVNTYTRRPPKIHGNDAKKESSNERLEKPISENEFSSKDCGSNGRNLNKKRSYAQFHLELGQSDFLLHACSTCGVKYSPGDEEDEKSHSILHKNFTRGIQFKGWRNERVVCMPKVEGGRIVLVLDSDPVAQRKKVQEVVKMMEIELGGEWIFHKLCKVYLFVFSQRIAGCLVAEPIKEASKVLSCSVGERHDGAPAKQTMSKSSKLQFGEIVFQREVDKRGPSEALIGNHTGAIFCEKEAVPAACGIRAIWVTPSNRRKGIATQLLEAVRKSFCMGYVIEKSQLAFSQPSSEGQALASNYIGTGSFLVYKTGNLCS, translated from the exons ATGCAatccaaaataaattcattcttCAAGcactcttcttcttcttcttcaatcaAGTCCCAAAAGTCGTCTCCAGTTTTCAGCAACGATGAGTTTGCCATCTGGGAAAACAGTCAACACACCATTGTTAACACCTATACGCGTAGACCACCAAAAATTCATGG GAATGACGCCAAAAAGGAATCCAGCAACGAGAGACTCGAGAAACCCATTTCAGAGAATGAGTTTTCTAGTAAAGATTGTGGTTCCAATGGGAGAAATCTtaataagaaaagaagttATGCACAGTTTCATTTGGAGTTAGGTCAATCTGATTTTCTTCTCCATGCTTGTTCAACTTGCGGGGTTAAGTATTCTCCCGGAGATGAAGAGGATGAAAAGAGCCATTCAATTTTGCACAAGAATTTCACCCGTGGAATTCAATTCAAG GGATGGCGAAATGAGAGGGTTGTTTGTATGCCTAAAGTTGAAGGAGGTCGTATCGTTTTGGTTTTGGATTCTGATCCTGTAGCTCAGAGGAAGAAG GTGCAAGAGGTTGTGAAGATGATGGAAATTGAGCTTGGTGGGGAATGGATTTTTCACAAGCTTTGTAAG GTATACCTGTTTGTCTTCTCCCAACGAATTGCTGGATGTCTAGTTGCAGAACCAATAAAGGAAGCATCCAAAGTCCTCTCATGCTCAGTTGGCGAAAGACATGATGGTGCCCCAGCAAAGCAAAcaatgtcaaaatcaagcaaactTCAGTTTGGGGAAATTGTTTTTCAGAGAGAAGTCGATAAAAGAGGTCCTTCTGAGGCGTTGATTGGAAACCACACTGGAGCAATTTTCTGTGAAAAGGAAGCAGTACCTGCTGCTTGTGGCATTAGAGCAATCTGGGTCACACCCTCCAACAGGAGAAAAGGCATTGCCACTCAATTATTGGAAGCAGTGAG GAAAAGTTTCTGTATGGGCTATGTTATTGAAAAATCTCAGTTGGCATTTTCTCAACCAAGTTCAGAGGGACAGGCATTGGCATCCAACTATATAGGCACAGGATCTTTCTTGGTTTATAAAACTGGCAATTTGTGCTCCTAG